Part of the Vigna radiata var. radiata cultivar VC1973A chromosome 11, Vradiata_ver6, whole genome shotgun sequence genome is shown below.
TAATTTTCCCATTTATTAGGAATTCATGTTGCAACTTGCAACTTCTACTTTTTAGACTATTGCCTTTACAATTTTATGATGTAAAATTCATTCTATTCATAGGAAAAGGTTTAATAACAGGTTGGTTCAGTAATCCTCAATTAGAATCAGCAAGGTTTTTATAAtgtgattataattatattttgtatgcCAGGAAAGAAAATGGTTCTAGGTGAATGAAGTTGGGATATGGGAAAATAAAATCACACTGCTTTTTTATCCATATGATAGAGGATGCTTCTGTCTTCAAATTTAATGAAGGTTTTTGTACTGTTTTGCAGGAGATAAGACACTTGTGCTCTTATCTTATTGACCTGAAGAAGGCTTCAGCAGAAGAAATGCGTAAAAGTGTTCTTGCTAACTACTCAGCCTTCATACGGTGATTACACATCCTAAAATTTGTTAACTAGTTGCATATATTTGTTGAAGAATATTTTGGGCTATACTTTCGAATTCTTATGCACCATATCTGAACTTGTGAAGGGATTTAAGCATTACTTTCATGAATTTTTCATTATGACGAGACCTGTTTCAGTGCCTTCCTTTCAGAAGTTCCTTTGTTTACAgattacatttattaaaatgtcAAAGTGGTTGTATGAAATTTTGCAACAACTGTTTATTCCAAAAGTCTTGTCCCCATTAAAGTTTTCGTACATGGATAAGAGGAAGTAAAAAGTTCATTTGACTTTCGATTCTTTTactaaataaatgttttttgttCTGTCACTAAAAATGAGATGGGGAAGTTAATAGagtgaaaaaaggaaaaaggaaaacgGATTCTGTTGGATTGGTGAGTGTAAAATTGCAGCATGATTCTGTGAGGACATAATATGGTATGTTTAGTTTTCATTCTTCTGTTAGTTTTGAAAGACAAAATTTCTAATATTTCTGCTGTGTGTTTTTTTGGTATAAGCATTGTAACTTCAGCTTTTAGGTAAGGGTCCAATCCATTCATTATACTGTGGAAGTCAATGTTTAAACTTTAGACTTCTTGTAGCAATATCTAAACTTGATTCAAGGATCCATTTAAgacattcaaatattttatgaagggGACAAGATGGTTTGTGATTTTAACAGAATTTGACAAATACATGGTTGcctgaaaaaaaaaggatatcTTTTATCTGTAAGTATGATTATTATGGTGCTGTTTACTATCTCTGCAACATTTTATGCAGTACGTCCAAAGAGATATCTGATCTTGAGGGAGAGTTGGTTTCCATGAGAAATCTTCTATCCACCCAGGCTGCTTTGGTTCATGGTTTAGCAGATGGGTGTGAGCTTAGTCCCATGATTAGTGGAAATGAAGATTCAGACATGGATGACATACTAGATGAAAAAACAGAACTATCCAAGACAGAAAAATGGCTAATAGGATATTTAGAAACCCTTGAGGTTCTATTAGCGGAGAAAAGAGTGGATGAAGCAATGGCTGCtttggaagaaggagaaaaaatgGTACAAGAAATTACTGAAGTGGGAACTTTAAGTCCAAATTTATTTGAGGCATTGCAAGATGCTATTGCTGAACACAGACAAAAACTAGCAGATCAACTAGCAGATACTATCTGCCAGCCATCAACTAGCAGTGCAGAGATTCGATCAACAGCGTTGTCATTGAAAAAACTTGGGGATGGTCCTCGTGCTCACACATTACTACTAAGTTCTCGCCAAGGAACATTACAACGTACCATGAAAATCCTTCAATCCAGCAATTATGGTGGGGTTGGGCCATTTACTGCTGCCCTTTCACAGCTTGTTTTTTCCACCATTTCACAAGCAGCATCAGATTCTCTCTCAGTGTTTTCTGAAGAACCTGCATATACGTCTGAGTTAGTAACTTGGGCAGTTGCAGAGGCTGCGAAATATTCTGCTCTCCTTAAGAAATGCATTCTTGCCTCTACAGCTGCAGCAGGAGGTTTGAGAGTTGCATCTGAATGTGTTCATGTTTGCATGAGTCACTGCTATCTGCTAGAGACTACTGGGCTAGCCCTTTCCCCTGtcctaataaaattttttaGGCCGTTTGTTGAGCAAGCActgaaaacaaatttgaaaagaattgAACAAAGTAGTTCTGCACTGGCTGCTGCAGAGGATTGGGTACTTGCTTATGCACCAACCAGTAACAGGGCTTCTGGCCAACCTCCATCTTCTCACAGTAACTTAGGTTTGCTCCAACCAAAGCTTTCAGGCAGTGCtcacaaattcaactcaatggTTCAGGTAACAAAAATTCAGAATTGCTtccattttgaatattttttcctCAGAAAACCAGTGCTCAGTATCCTATTTTGAAAGTATGGATATGATACTAGGAAATTGACCGAGAAAGTATAATATTATCATGAAGCTTCTTTGTTTCACTCCTTCCTTTATGTCTCATTGCTTTAGATGCTTAATAAAGTTTTCTGTTATCTGAATAGGAACTATTTGAAGATGTTGGACCTCTTGAAATACTGCAATTGGATGTTCTTGCAGTTGAAGGCCTTATACAAGTGTTCAACTTCTATGTCCACTTGCTGATAAATGCGTTGCCAGGATCAGTGGTAACTGAGAACATTGAAGGACACAGAATTGTTAAGCTTGCTGAGACTGAAGCACAGCAGATAGCATTGATGGCAAATGCAATATTACTGGCAGATGAACTGCTTCCACGTGCTGTTGTCAAGCTTTCTAATAGCACCAGAGGTGATGAATCTCAGAAAAAAGGATCAGACAAACAGCGTGAACTCAAGAAAAGGCTCCAACGTGAAGTTGATCGCCTGCGTGACAGCTTTTGCCGGCAACATGCTCTTGAACTTATATTCACAGAAGAAGGAGAAGCTCGTCTAAATGCATTAATATATTTGGGAATGGATGGTAACGTAGAGCAGCCTGAATGGTTTCCTTCTCCAATCTTTCAGGTAACATGTGTGTTGGAGtattaaattgtttatcttTAGCATTAACGGTGTGATTAGACTCAGATTGCTTATAGTTTTAGGTTAAGGATTCTTATTCAGTAAAAGTTGCAGCTCCTGGGGTAATTAatgcttgttttctttttgcttaGTTCTATCACTTTACAATTAATGCAATGCAACACTGAAGTATATAAAGAAGTTTTGCTATCCCTTTGTCTAAGGTTGTTGATTTCTGTTGTACATTTCCTTTGTTCTCCTTTTCTTACCATGTGAAAGTTAAGTCTAGAGTTGTGAGCGGTATGCAGAGTCTGAAACGCATTATCATTTTATGTATCCTTTTTGATTCAGTCTGATTCTGCTTTTCAGTTATGTCATATACCTTCTTCCACATGCAAGATTTTATCATAGCATGCTTTCTCTTTAGTATTCAGATACATTCACAATAGAAACATAGTAAcagtatttttgtttaattataagGTTTGTCATTTAGTACATTATTGTTCAGGAAATTTTTGCTAAGCTTACCGAAGTGGCAAGCCTTGCAGCAGAAATGTTTGTAGGAAGGGAAAGATTTGTGACTGTTTTATTGATGAGACTAGCAGAAACAGTGGTGCTGTGGCTTTCTGATGACCAAGCCTTCTGGGAAGAGGTTGAGACAGGATCAACACCTTTGGGTCCCATAGGCCTTCAACAGGTAGTCACTCAAACATAGATGTAGTTATTTCTGAAGGGTCACTTCAACTTAAACATAGAAAGCTGCTACAATATAATaacatttgttttttctatatttatagtaatgattcaattttaaaatatattaaggctgtcaaaaattaattaatattatcataaaaccTGTGAAAACCTGTCTGCCACAAACTTTAAAAAAGTTGCTTTTGAAACCTGGTCCTGGAAGGTAGTTTGTGAAAAATAATAGGTTAAAACTATTTAGGCGTCTctatttttataagatatttcCAATTTGGTCTCCTTCTTTTAAATctttccaattgagtccttataagtgctaatttcaaacaaattagcccttgccgttaaaaatcgtcaacggtgttaaaattttgcagaggtgggtagatgacgtggttaaaattctccttttgaagtgttaaaattgtgcataggtgttaaaattgtgcagatgtgttcaaatttttcccattctcctctgcacaattttaacacttcaaaaggagaattttaaccatgTCATCTactcacctctgcacaattttaacacggttaacaatttttaacagcAGTGGctaatttctttcaaattaacacttataaagactcaattgggaaggtttaaaagaagagGACTAAATTGgaaataccttacgaaaatagggacgtctaaatgattttaaccaaaataatatttaatgctCAGGAAGTAGGATCACTTACCATTAATTTAATGCTGAGGATTTAGGATCACATACCAAAATTAATATGAGACTAATTGTTGGATCATTCATGCAGCTGTATTTGGATATGCAATTTGTGATGATATTTTCATCCCAAGGTCGTTACTTATCTCGTCATCTGCATCAAgctattaaaaacattattgaaAGGGCTATTAATGCTCTTGCTGCTACAGGTCTAGATCCCAACAGGTACATCTATTTGGTTATTTTGCATTTAGCTTAATAGTGTCATTAGGACATCGGTTAAAGAAGTAAAAGAATAAAGCTTTTACTGAAAAATAACATGCAaagtgtattaaaaaaattatcaaaggaAAAATGCAGATAAATGGAAAATATGTCTGCATCATTTAAGTACACTTATGATGGAATCAACCATTTTTGTTATACACTGCTTTATACTAATCAATAACCTTTGAATGACAGTGTCTTGCCTGAGGATGAATGGTTTGTTGAAGTGAGTGAAATTGCTATAAAGATGTTAACTGGTAGAGCTGCCTTTGATAGTGTAGAGGAAGATATTCCTAGCCCCACTTCATCCGTTCAAACATAGTCAATTTCACCAACACTATATTCCCATGGAAATGATAATAGGTCATCCACTTCTCAATCATGGTACACTGTAGAGAACAGAAGGGAAATAAGACATTGAAGTATACCTCTACATGAACACATTACTGATATAAATGAGGCTTTTGAGTGTTCAAGGAATGTGTCTCACTTCAAAGGGTGAATTGCATTACATCTACATTTGTCATACATTGCAGTAATGCTAAAAGATGAAGGAGGAGATCAAGATCTAATGTTAAGTTCGGCCACCATTTTGTGAACTTTGGTTGATAAATCACGACAATTTCTAGAACCCAAAAATGCTATAGGCCTTCAGGTTTTGGATTCATTGTAACTATTTGTACATTACTCTTTATAGCCAATTGATTAGTCTTAAGAATTCTGGTAATTGCTTTTCtctttaataatttacttttatcacTTATCTTGTCGTTAAAAAGGGAACACAAACCATGATTCCTTGTGTGTGTATTTTGTCCCTATCCAAATTTCATCTGTTATATTAAGCATTATGCCTGTTCTTTTTATAGACTCATTCTGCATTAAATTAATACattagttttattattcaataaattataatccCATTCAAATTAATAGGTTTAACCTTTTTTACTAGGAGAAAATCACAAACCAAAAACAGGTTTGTATAAAATGTATCAAAggtcaataataaataatattacattagtAACTTTTTCCCATGGATATCTTGAAAGCAAGTATTTAATTTCTTAGCAAAAACTTCAAACTTTCATACATcgtacaattttttcttatatcatataattaatttttggaCAAAGCTACACATTCTTTTCGTATaatttaagacaaaattataaatccttCTGGTACAATTTTTTAGGATAAAAGTGCAAACTCTTCTTATACAATTTTGTGTGgataaaattctaaatctttttcattcaatttttttttgacaaaattgtaaaacactctaacaacttttttaaagactttttgacaataagacacatgtcatcactttattggtctacttgaatttattttcaaaaatatatttgaaacggactaaTCGCAAATCaccacgtatgcgttgtaaaaaagttgtcaaaaaaaagttgttaaaaaaactttttcaatatttttataacacttTTCAGTTTCTCTTTTACATAT
Proteins encoded:
- the LOC106776814 gene encoding exocyst complex component EXO84A; this translates as MDQSPFTTPRGSLSSSIGDASELEANLSLSDRLKVFKSSSFDPNNYVASKSRTMNEKEIRHLCSYLIDLKKASAEEMRKSVLANYSAFIRTSKEISDLEGELVSMRNLLSTQAALVHGLADGCELSPMISGNEDSDMDDILDEKTELSKTEKWLIGYLETLEVLLAEKRVDEAMAALEEGEKMVQEITEVGTLSPNLFEALQDAIAEHRQKLADQLADTICQPSTSSAEIRSTALSLKKLGDGPRAHTLLLSSRQGTLQRTMKILQSSNYGGVGPFTAALSQLVFSTISQAASDSLSVFSEEPAYTSELVTWAVAEAAKYSALLKKCILASTAAAGGLRVASECVHVCMSHCYLLETTGLALSPVLIKFFRPFVEQALKTNLKRIEQSSSALAAAEDWVLAYAPTSNRASGQPPSSHSNLGLLQPKLSGSAHKFNSMVQELFEDVGPLEILQLDVLAVEGLIQVFNFYVHLLINALPGSVVTENIEGHRIVKLAETEAQQIALMANAILLADELLPRAVVKLSNSTRGDESQKKGSDKQRELKKRLQREVDRLRDSFCRQHALELIFTEEGEARLNALIYLGMDGNVEQPEWFPSPIFQEIFAKLTEVASLAAEMFVGRERFVTVLLMRLAETVVLWLSDDQAFWEEVETGSTPLGPIGLQQLYLDMQFVMIFSSQGRYLSRHLHQAIKNIIERAINALAATGLDPNSVLPEDEWFVEVSEIAIKMLTGRAAFDSVEEDIPSPTSSVQT